The following coding sequences are from one Bacillus sp. (in: firmicutes) window:
- the cotE gene encoding outer spore coat protein CotE, with the protein MADYREIITKSIVAKGRKFTQSNHTINPPHPPSSILGCWIINHSYRARKQGKKVEIVGQYDINVWYSHHDNTKTSVVTETVDYADVIKLRYRDSDVIDDKEVVARVIQQPNCVEAEIAKGNKIVVNVEREFLAEVIGETKVVVNITQGNFSDDDDWDFDDVDDDELEEEINPEFLESSKER; encoded by the coding sequence ATGGCAGATTACAGAGAGATTATTACAAAATCAATCGTCGCAAAAGGACGTAAATTCACGCAATCCAATCATACGATTAATCCACCCCATCCACCTTCGAGCATATTAGGCTGCTGGATTATTAATCATTCCTACCGTGCACGGAAACAAGGGAAAAAGGTGGAAATTGTTGGCCAATACGATATTAACGTCTGGTATTCTCATCATGACAACACGAAAACAAGCGTTGTCACTGAAACGGTGGATTATGCAGATGTAATCAAACTGAGATACCGTGATTCAGATGTCATTGATGACAAAGAAGTCGTTGCCCGTGTGATACAACAGCCTAACTGCGTCGAGGCGGAAATTGCCAAAGGAAACAAGATTGTTGTCAACGTAGAAAGAGAATTTTTAGCCGAAGTCATCGGTGAAACAAAAGTCGTCGTAAACATTACCCAAGGTAACTTTAGCGACGATGATGATTGGGATTTCGATGACGTCGATGACGACGAATTAGAAGAAGAAATTAACCCTGAGTTTTTAGAAAGTTCCAAAGAACGTTAA
- a CDS encoding DMT family transporter — MAWVYVIIATLAGVCSATQAPINGGLGKRIGSLEAAWVSFFVGTVMLTLIVLFFGKGALGQFLQVPRWLLLGGLLGTGFVVFVIISVPKLGVATTIIAVMSGQVISSILIDTFGWFGSPKIAFNGYRVAGAICLIMALLFLYRGTQPS; from the coding sequence ATGGCATGGGTGTATGTAATCATAGCTACTTTGGCTGGAGTTTGTTCAGCTACTCAAGCTCCCATTAATGGGGGACTTGGAAAGCGAATCGGGAGCTTAGAAGCGGCGTGGGTGTCTTTTTTCGTTGGGACGGTGATGTTAACATTGATTGTTTTGTTTTTTGGTAAAGGTGCTCTCGGTCAATTTTTACAAGTCCCTCGTTGGTTATTACTTGGCGGATTGTTAGGGACTGGCTTTGTTGTTTTTGTCATTATATCCGTACCTAAGCTAGGAGTAGCCACCACCATCATTGCGGTCATGAGCGGGCAAGTCATCTCTAGTATTCTCATTGACACATTCGGCTGGTTTGGCAGTCCGAAAATAGCATTTAACGGGTATCGAGTAGCGGGGGCTATTTGTTTGATCATGGCACTTTTATTTTTGTATCGTGGTACTCAGCCTTCATAA
- the mutS gene encoding DNA mismatch repair protein MutS, whose product MAKYTPMIQQYLQIKADYQDAFLFFRLGDFYEMFFDDAVKAAQELEITLTSRDGGDERIPMCGVPYHSASSYIEQLIEKGYKVAICEQTEDPKQAKGVVKREVVQLITPGTVMEGKGLADKENNFIATVSDFSDNTYGLAAIDLTTGEHKVTLLNGSFDLVLNELATLGAKEVVVASSFDGELQRAMRERSVVTISFEDDESVRDAFSHLLTPLTQDKMRVTVARLLNYLFRTQKRSLEHLQEAAPYHIHQYMKIDYFSKRNLELTETIRTKGRKGSLLWLLDDTMTAMGGRLLKQWIDRPLLDLQEIERRLTLVEALKEHYFERQDLRELLKEVYDLERLAGRVAFGNVNARDLVQLRRSLQQIPAIQSVLRQLGNDEADKLADNMDPLEEMTDRLERALVDQPPLSVKEGGIIREGYHQELDTYRDASKNGKSWIAQLEREERERTGIKSLKIGYNRVFGYYIEVTKANLHLLEEGRYERKQTLTNAERFITPELKEKEALILQAEEKSMQLEYELFVELREYVKPFIPRLQQLAKVVSEIDVLQCFATVSEERHYVRPTFNEERRLVIEEGRHPVVEKVMRSQEYVPNDCYMDREREMLLITGPNMSGKSTYMRQIALTAILAQIGCYVPAKRADLPIFDQVFTRIGAADDLISGQSTFMVEMLEANNAISNATQNSLILFDEIGRGTSTYDGMALAQAMIEYIHEHIGAKTLFSTHYHELTVLENELDKLKNVHVSAIEQNGKVVFLHKIKEGAADKSYGIHVAELAQLPDQIIQRANELLATFEQGEKPVVEKTIDQSPKREAVETTEPIEQLSFFDEPVKKEKPTLSSKEKQVLEAIKALDILDMTPMQALNTLYELHKKIK is encoded by the coding sequence ATGGCCAAATACACGCCGATGATTCAACAATACTTACAAATCAAGGCAGATTATCAAGATGCCTTTTTATTTTTTCGTTTAGGCGATTTTTACGAAATGTTTTTTGATGATGCAGTTAAAGCAGCTCAAGAACTGGAAATTACATTAACGAGCCGCGACGGTGGGGACGAACGGATTCCGATGTGTGGTGTCCCTTATCATTCGGCATCCAGCTATATTGAGCAGCTCATTGAAAAAGGATATAAAGTCGCAATTTGTGAACAAACCGAAGACCCAAAGCAAGCAAAAGGGGTCGTCAAACGGGAAGTCGTTCAACTCATCACCCCGGGAACGGTGATGGAAGGAAAAGGACTTGCCGACAAAGAAAACAACTTTATCGCGACAGTCAGTGATTTTTCGGACAACACGTACGGATTAGCGGCCATTGACTTAACGACCGGTGAGCATAAAGTCACATTGTTAAACGGTTCCTTTGACTTGGTATTAAATGAATTAGCTACACTAGGAGCGAAAGAAGTCGTTGTTGCCTCCTCGTTTGACGGAGAACTTCAGCGAGCAATGCGCGAGCGATCGGTAGTAACCATTTCGTTTGAAGACGACGAGTCCGTTCGCGACGCCTTTTCCCATTTGTTAACGCCGCTAACCCAAGACAAAATGCGCGTTACGGTTGCGCGACTATTAAACTATTTGTTCCGTACCCAAAAACGAAGCCTAGAACATTTACAAGAAGCAGCCCCATACCACATTCATCAATACATGAAAATCGATTATTTTTCGAAACGCAACTTAGAATTAACGGAAACAATTCGCACGAAAGGTAGGAAAGGTTCGCTTCTTTGGCTTTTAGATGACACGATGACCGCGATGGGCGGCCGTCTGTTAAAACAATGGATCGACCGTCCACTATTGGACCTTCAAGAAATTGAACGCCGCTTAACTTTAGTAGAAGCGTTGAAAGAGCATTATTTTGAGCGCCAAGATCTTCGCGAATTATTAAAAGAAGTGTACGATTTAGAACGGTTAGCTGGACGTGTCGCTTTTGGTAACGTCAACGCTCGGGACTTAGTGCAATTACGCCGTTCGCTACAGCAAATTCCAGCGATTCAATCCGTCCTTCGTCAACTTGGAAACGATGAGGCGGACAAGCTTGCAGATAACATGGATCCACTAGAAGAGATGACTGATCGTCTGGAACGTGCCCTAGTGGACCAACCACCGTTAAGCGTGAAAGAAGGGGGCATTATTCGCGAAGGATATCATCAAGAACTCGATACGTATCGCGATGCGAGCAAAAACGGGAAAAGCTGGATTGCGCAACTCGAACGTGAAGAACGCGAACGGACGGGGATTAAGTCATTAAAAATTGGGTACAACCGGGTATTCGGTTATTACATTGAAGTGACGAAAGCAAACTTGCACTTGTTAGAAGAAGGGCGTTATGAACGAAAACAAACGTTAACAAATGCCGAACGGTTTATTACACCAGAACTAAAAGAAAAAGAAGCGCTTATTTTACAAGCAGAAGAAAAAAGCATGCAGCTTGAATACGAGTTATTCGTGGAGTTACGTGAATATGTAAAACCGTTTATTCCACGCCTGCAGCAGTTGGCAAAAGTAGTAAGCGAAATCGACGTGTTGCAATGCTTTGCGACAGTCAGTGAAGAAAGACACTACGTTCGACCAACATTTAATGAAGAACGCCGTCTTGTCATCGAAGAAGGGCGTCACCCGGTAGTCGAAAAAGTGATGCGTTCCCAAGAATACGTTCCGAACGATTGTTATATGGACCGCGAGCGCGAAATGCTGTTAATTACGGGACCAAACATGTCGGGTAAAAGTACGTACATGCGTCAAATTGCCTTAACGGCGATTTTAGCTCAAATCGGTTGTTACGTTCCGGCTAAACGAGCGGATCTGCCGATTTTTGACCAAGTGTTTACCCGTATTGGGGCAGCTGATGACCTCATTTCCGGTCAAAGTACGTTTATGGTTGAAATGCTCGAAGCAAATAACGCAATCTCCAACGCCACCCAAAACAGTTTAATTCTATTTGACGAAATTGGACGCGGAACAAGCACGTACGATGGAATGGCACTAGCACAAGCGATGATCGAATACATTCATGAACATATCGGCGCGAAAACGTTATTCTCTACCCACTACCATGAATTAACGGTGTTAGAAAACGAATTAGACAAACTGAAAAACGTCCATGTCAGCGCCATCGAACAAAACGGAAAAGTCGTCTTTTTGCACAAAATTAAAGAAGGGGCAGCGGATAAAAGCTACGGCATTCATGTTGCCGAGCTAGCTCAACTTCCAGATCAAATCATTCAGCGGGCGAATGAACTTTTAGCAACATTTGAACAAGGGGAAAAACCTGTTGTTGAAAAAACAATTGATCAATCTCCGAAACGTGAAGCAGTAGAGACAACCGAACCGATCGAACAATTGTCGTTCTTTGACGAACCGGTCAAAAAAGAAAAACCGACGCTGTCGTCCAAAGAAAAACAAGTACTCGAAGCGATAAAGGCGCTCGATATATTAGACATGACACCGATGCAAGCGTTAAACACGCTTTACGAATTGCATAAGAAAATAAAATGA
- the miaB gene encoding tRNA (N6-isopentenyl adenosine(37)-C2)-methylthiotransferase MiaB, which translates to MNEKQRLESQQVNPVNPSDKKSEKDYSKYFERVYIPPSLKDAKKRGKEEVKYHKDFEIPEEFRGMGNGRKFYIRTYGCQMNEHDTEVMAGIFMELGYEPTDRPEDANVILLNTCAIRENAENKVFGEIGHLKPLKMENPDLLLGVCGCMSQEESVVNKILKQYQYVDMIFGTHNIHRLPYILNEAYMSKEMVVEVWSKEGDVIENLPKVRKGNIKAWVNIMYGCDKFCTYCIVPYTRGKERSRRPEDIIQEVRHLAAQGYKEITLLGQNVNAYGKDFEDMEYGLGDLMDELRKIDIPRIRFTTSHPRDFDDRLIEVLAKRGNLVEHIHLPVQSGSSDILKIMARKYTREQYLELVRKIKEAIPDVALTTDIIVGFPNETEEQFEETLSLYREVEFDSAYTFIYSPREGTPAAKMKDNVPMEVKKERLQRLNNLVNEISAKKMKEYEGKVVEVLVEGESKNNPDILAGYTRKNKLVNFKGPKSAIGQLVKVKITKAKTWTLDGEMVEEAIEVK; encoded by the coding sequence ATGAACGAGAAACAACGTTTAGAATCACAACAAGTGAACCCTGTGAATCCATCGGACAAAAAATCCGAGAAGGATTACAGTAAATATTTTGAAAGAGTATATATTCCTCCATCCTTAAAAGATGCAAAAAAACGCGGGAAAGAAGAAGTCAAATATCATAAAGACTTCGAAATTCCTGAAGAATTTAGAGGGATGGGGAACGGGCGTAAATTCTACATCCGTACGTATGGTTGCCAAATGAACGAACACGATACGGAAGTCATGGCCGGTATTTTTATGGAGCTTGGCTATGAGCCAACTGACCGTCCAGAAGATGCGAACGTGATTTTATTAAACACGTGCGCCATCCGTGAAAATGCGGAAAATAAAGTGTTCGGTGAAATTGGCCACTTAAAACCATTAAAAATGGAAAATCCTGACCTTCTTCTTGGGGTTTGTGGATGCATGTCTCAAGAAGAGTCAGTGGTTAATAAAATTTTAAAACAATATCAATATGTGGACATGATTTTCGGTACGCACAACATTCACCGTCTTCCTTACATTTTAAATGAGGCCTACATGTCTAAGGAAATGGTCGTCGAAGTATGGTCAAAAGAAGGAGACGTAATTGAAAACTTACCGAAAGTACGTAAAGGAAACATTAAAGCATGGGTTAACATTATGTACGGATGCGATAAATTCTGTACGTACTGTATCGTCCCGTATACACGTGGTAAAGAGCGTAGCCGTCGTCCAGAAGACATTATCCAAGAAGTACGTCATTTAGCAGCTCAAGGTTATAAAGAAATCACCCTTCTTGGTCAAAACGTAAACGCGTATGGTAAAGACTTTGAAGATATGGAATACGGTTTAGGTGACTTAATGGATGAATTACGCAAAATCGATATCCCGCGAATTCGTTTCACAACGAGCCACCCACGTGACTTTGACGATCGTCTAATCGAAGTTTTAGCGAAACGCGGAAACTTAGTTGAGCACATTCACTTACCAGTTCAATCTGGATCTAGTGATATTTTAAAAATTATGGCTCGTAAATATACGCGTGAGCAATATTTAGAGCTCGTTCGTAAAATTAAAGAAGCGATTCCGGATGTAGCGTTAACGACTGACATTATCGTCGGCTTCCCGAATGAAACAGAAGAGCAATTCGAAGAAACGTTATCTTTATATCGTGAAGTAGAATTTGACTCTGCTTATACGTTCATTTACTCACCACGTGAAGGAACTCCTGCGGCGAAAATGAAAGATAACGTGCCAATGGAAGTAAAAAAAGAACGTCTGCAACGACTTAATAACCTTGTAAACGAAATTTCCGCGAAGAAAATGAAAGAATACGAAGGAAAAGTCGTCGAAGTTCTTGTGGAAGGTGAATCTAAAAATAATCCAGACATTTTAGCGGGTTACACTCGTAAAAATAAACTCGTTAACTTTAAAGGACCAAAATCAGCGATTGGTCAGCTGGTAAAAGTAAAAATTACAAAAGCGAAAACATGGACTCTTGACGGGGAAATGGTGGAAGAAGCAATCGAGGTGAAATAA
- the mutL gene encoding DNA mismatch repair endonuclease MutL produces MGKIRQLDDALSNKIAAGEVVERPASVVKELVENAIDANSTIVEIDVEEAGLQKIRVLDNGDGMEPDDVLLAFQRHATSKIKDENDLFRIRTLGFRGEALPSIASVSCVEVKTSTGEEAGTHVRIEGGKVVLHERTSSRKGTDFTVTDLFYNTPARLKYMKTIHTELGNITDVVNRLALAHPEVSIRLRHNGRTLLQTSGNGDVRQVLASIYGTNVARKMIPIEAKSLDFTVKGYITLPEVTRASRNYISTMINGRFIKNYGLAKAVQEGYHTLLPIGRYPIVLLSIEMDPILVDVNVHPSKMEVRLSKEQELFELVTKTIQQALKQQELIPSVTSTIRKPQPKTEQASFDLDHLPDRSPVKSEPPKEKEAPVVQETKPLFSPMTKEDERSETEEHLEPIMTDFAAESIVSQEEPLLQKQAAETEKEEPKSSRVPPLYPIGQMHATYILAQNENGLYIIDQHAAQERIKYEYYREKVGQVTNELQELLVPLTLEYSNDQYVKIMEHREELEKVGVFLEPFGHHSFIVRSHPQWFPKGEEQSIIEEMIEQVLQMKKVDVKKLREEAAIMMSCKASIKANQYLRPDEIQALLDELRQSSDPFTCPHGRPIIVHFSTYELEKMFKRVM; encoded by the coding sequence ATGGGAAAAATTAGACAGCTCGATGACGCGTTATCGAACAAAATTGCCGCCGGTGAGGTCGTCGAACGGCCGGCATCCGTGGTAAAAGAGTTGGTCGAAAATGCGATTGATGCGAATAGTACAATCGTCGAAATTGATGTGGAAGAAGCGGGATTGCAAAAAATTCGTGTTCTTGATAACGGGGACGGGATGGAGCCGGATGATGTGCTCCTTGCGTTTCAACGCCATGCCACCAGTAAAATCAAAGACGAAAACGATTTGTTTCGCATTCGGACGTTAGGGTTCCGCGGCGAAGCCTTGCCTAGTATCGCCTCCGTATCGTGTGTGGAAGTCAAAACGAGCACGGGGGAAGAAGCTGGGACCCACGTTCGGATCGAAGGAGGCAAGGTTGTTTTACATGAGCGGACGTCCAGTCGAAAAGGGACCGATTTTACGGTCACCGATTTGTTTTACAACACACCGGCGCGACTCAAATATATGAAAACGATTCATACGGAGCTCGGAAATATTACCGATGTGGTGAACCGGCTGGCTCTTGCTCATCCAGAAGTGTCCATCCGACTACGCCATAATGGCCGGACCCTCCTGCAAACTTCCGGAAACGGAGATGTACGGCAAGTTCTCGCTTCCATTTATGGGACAAACGTCGCTCGAAAAATGATTCCGATTGAAGCGAAATCTCTAGATTTTACCGTTAAAGGGTATATTACCTTGCCGGAAGTGACGCGTGCCTCCCGTAACTATATTTCAACGATGATTAACGGTCGCTTCATTAAAAATTATGGTCTTGCGAAAGCGGTGCAAGAAGGCTATCATACGTTATTACCAATCGGGCGGTATCCAATTGTTCTTCTTTCGATTGAAATGGATCCGATTTTAGTCGATGTGAACGTCCACCCATCCAAAATGGAAGTGCGGTTAAGTAAAGAGCAAGAGCTTTTTGAATTAGTAACCAAGACGATTCAACAAGCGTTAAAACAACAAGAACTTATTCCGTCGGTTACGTCAACAATTCGCAAACCGCAGCCGAAAACGGAACAAGCATCGTTTGACTTAGACCATTTACCGGATCGTTCACCAGTCAAAAGTGAACCGCCTAAGGAGAAAGAAGCGCCAGTCGTTCAAGAGACGAAGCCATTGTTTTCACCGATGACAAAAGAAGACGAAAGAAGCGAGACAGAGGAACATCTTGAGCCAATCATGACGGATTTTGCTGCCGAATCGATTGTTAGTCAAGAAGAACCTCTTTTACAAAAACAAGCAGCAGAAACAGAAAAAGAAGAGCCCAAAAGCTCTCGCGTTCCCCCGTTATATCCGATTGGACAAATGCACGCAACTTACATTTTAGCGCAAAACGAAAACGGTCTGTACATTATCGACCAACATGCCGCGCAAGAGCGGATTAAATACGAATACTACAGGGAAAAAGTCGGCCAAGTAACGAACGAATTACAAGAACTATTAGTTCCGCTAACGCTCGAATATTCGAACGACCAATACGTCAAGATCATGGAGCACCGCGAAGAACTTGAAAAAGTCGGCGTCTTTTTAGAACCGTTTGGACACCATAGTTTTATCGTCCGGTCGCATCCGCAATGGTTTCCTAAAGGGGAAGAACAGTCGATTATCGAAGAAATGATCGAACAAGTCCTGCAAATGAAAAAAGTGGACGTGAAAAAATTGCGTGAAGAAGCGGCCATTATGATGAGCTGTAAAGCTTCGATTAAAGCGAACCAATATTTACGTCCGGATGAAATTCAAGCGCTGCTCGATGAATTACGGCAATCGTCCGATCCGTTTACTTGTCCGCACGGTCGCCCGATTATCGTTCATTTCTCCACATATGAACTAGAAAAAATGTTTAAGCGTGTGATGTAA
- a CDS encoding nucleoside deaminase, with protein MSVVFHEMNHEKFMKEALKEAEEAAKRGDRPIGCVIVHENRIIARGSNRFSTLDSKIAHAEVMAMHQCASFLKKYSYDCVLYTTLEPCIMCLTTIVMANIPYVVFGCHDRYFQLDKFIQANPYIEKRIKAYKGGVLADESYQLIHTYYPEMAELISTGKKPQGYGRK; from the coding sequence ATGTCCGTTGTATTTCATGAAATGAACCACGAAAAATTTATGAAAGAAGCATTAAAAGAAGCCGAAGAAGCAGCGAAACGGGGCGACCGTCCGATCGGATGTGTGATTGTCCATGAAAATCGTATCATCGCCCGAGGCTCGAACCGCTTTTCCACATTAGACAGTAAAATTGCCCACGCGGAAGTAATGGCGATGCATCAATGCGCCTCTTTTTTAAAAAAATACTCATATGATTGCGTCTTATACACAACGTTAGAGCCTTGTATCATGTGTTTAACGACCATTGTGATGGCCAACATTCCGTACGTCGTCTTTGGCTGTCACGATCGATATTTCCAACTAGATAAATTTATCCAAGCGAATCCCTACATCGAAAAACGGATAAAAGCCTATAAGGGAGGGGTACTTGCGGATGAATCTTATCAACTAATTCACACATATTACCCAGAAATGGCGGAGCTCATATCTACAGGTAAGAAGCCACAAGGCTATGGGAGAAAGTAA
- a CDS encoding 2-oxoacid:ferredoxin oxidoreductase subunit beta, which produces MATFKDFRNNVKPNWCPGCGDFSVQAAIQRAAANVGLEPEQLAVVSGIGCSGRISGYIHSYGFHGIHGRALPIAQGLKMANKELTVIASGGDGDGFAIGMGHTIHAIRRNIDITYIVMDNQIYGLTKGQTSPRSAAGFKTKSTPAGSIEPALAPMEMALTAGATFVAQSFSSDLKELTALIEAGIKHKGFSIINVFSPCVTYNKVNTYEWFKENLTKLSDIEGYDPSNREMAMQTLMKHDGLVTGLIYQNTSQPSYQELVKGYAEEPLAKMDLQLDEKKFEELVAEFM; this is translated from the coding sequence ATGGCTACTTTTAAAGATTTTCGTAACAATGTGAAACCGAACTGGTGTCCAGGATGCGGCGACTTCTCTGTACAAGCGGCGATTCAACGTGCGGCAGCAAACGTTGGATTAGAGCCAGAACAACTCGCCGTTGTATCAGGGATTGGTTGTTCAGGCCGTATTTCCGGTTACATTCATTCATACGGCTTTCATGGTATTCACGGTCGGGCTTTACCGATTGCCCAAGGATTAAAAATGGCCAACAAAGAATTAACGGTCATTGCATCTGGTGGTGATGGTGACGGTTTTGCGATCGGTATGGGCCATACGATTCATGCGATTCGACGCAACATTGATATTACGTACATCGTCATGGACAACCAAATTTACGGATTAACGAAAGGGCAAACATCTCCGCGTTCGGCTGCCGGTTTTAAAACAAAATCAACACCGGCAGGATCTATTGAACCAGCTCTTGCCCCAATGGAAATGGCGTTAACAGCTGGTGCGACTTTCGTTGCCCAAAGCTTTTCTTCTGATTTAAAAGAATTAACGGCGCTTATTGAAGCAGGAATCAAGCATAAAGGATTTTCCATTATTAACGTGTTTAGTCCATGTGTGACTTACAACAAAGTCAATACGTATGAATGGTTTAAAGAAAACTTAACGAAATTAAGTGATATTGAAGGGTACGACCCATCCAATCGTGAAATGGCGATGCAAACACTCATGAAACACGATGGTTTAGTAACGGGCCTTATTTATCAAAACACGTCCCAACCGTCTTACCAAGAGCTTGTTAAAGGCTATGCTGAAGAGCCGTTAGCTAAAATGGACTTACAGCTTGACGAAAAGAAATTTGAAGAACTAGTGGCCGAATTTATGTAA
- a CDS encoding DUF4083 family protein has protein sequence MYIGDIIYLLFTILIPIVFIAAIIFFVRSSKKRKEQLDRIEKKLDKVSGQAPKQ, from the coding sequence ATGTATATCGGTGACATCATTTATCTGTTATTTACAATTTTGATCCCTATCGTGTTTATCGCCGCAATTATATTTTTTGTTCGTTCATCAAAGAAAAGGAAAGAGCAATTGGATAGAATTGAGAAAAAATTGGATAAAGTGTCAGGACAAGCACCTAAGCAATAG
- a CDS encoding DMT family transporter gives MSDRNKGVLLLLLSAFGFAMMSAFVKLSGDLPTVQKTLFRNAISALVAFGMVVYHRERLFGKKENQPLLLLRSILGMLGILFYFYSIDHLVLSDADMLNKLSPFLLIIFSAIFLKEKAKPFQMTSIIIAFLGTLFVIKPQFNVDIIPYAAGIASSVFAAGAYTVLRALGNREKYYTIVFYFSFFTTIMMLPFVLFTYVPMTLEQWIYLLLAGVFATLGQFGITMAYKFAPAKEISIFFYSNIVFSTLLSMFIFGQTPDLFSIIGYLIIFSASLYMFVKNNAEEKQAKAA, from the coding sequence ATGAGTGATCGGAATAAAGGCGTTTTATTATTACTTTTATCTGCCTTTGGATTTGCGATGATGTCCGCCTTTGTCAAGTTATCAGGCGATTTACCGACCGTACAAAAAACGTTATTTCGAAATGCGATATCAGCTCTCGTCGCTTTTGGGATGGTGGTGTATCATCGCGAACGGCTTTTTGGAAAAAAAGAAAATCAACCACTGTTATTACTTCGCTCCATCCTTGGTATGCTCGGCATCTTGTTTTATTTTTATTCAATTGACCATTTAGTCCTGTCGGATGCGGATATGCTTAACAAGTTAAGTCCGTTTTTATTAATTATTTTTTCCGCTATATTTTTAAAGGAAAAAGCAAAACCTTTTCAAATGACGTCGATTATCATTGCCTTTCTCGGTACATTGTTTGTTATCAAACCGCAATTTAACGTGGATATTATCCCGTATGCAGCCGGAATTGCTTCATCCGTGTTTGCTGCTGGTGCGTATACGGTGTTACGTGCGCTAGGGAACAGGGAAAAATATTATACGATTGTCTTTTACTTTTCCTTTTTCACGACGATCATGATGCTGCCATTTGTTCTTTTTACGTACGTACCGATGACACTTGAGCAATGGATCTATCTCTTGTTAGCGGGAGTTTTTGCTACCCTTGGTCAATTTGGCATTACGATGGCTTATAAATTTGCTCCGGCAAAAGAAATATCTATCTTTTTTTATTCGAATATTGTTTTTTCCACGCTGTTAAGTATGTTTATTTTCGGTCAAACACCAGATCTATTCAGTATCATCGGCTATCTCATCATTTTTAGTGCTTCGCTTTATATGTTTGTAAAAAATAATGCGGAAGAAAAACAAGCGAAAGCAGCGTAA
- a CDS encoding RicAFT regulatory complex protein RicA family protein translates to MAKYTKDDIMERAKELAKMIAETEEVDFFKRAEAQIHENQKVRELIASLKSLQKQAVNFQHYGKTEALKMVEEKIEKIEKELDELPIVQEFKQSQVEVNDLLQIVASTISNTVTDEIILSTGGDLLRGETGAKVKNSYPGSCS, encoded by the coding sequence ATGGCCAAATATACAAAAGATGACATTATGGAGCGCGCCAAAGAGTTAGCGAAAATGATTGCCGAAACAGAAGAAGTTGACTTTTTTAAACGCGCGGAAGCACAAATTCACGAAAATCAAAAAGTACGTGAGCTAATTGCCAGTCTGAAAAGCTTACAAAAGCAAGCAGTGAACTTCCAGCATTACGGGAAAACAGAAGCGTTAAAAATGGTGGAAGAAAAAATTGAGAAAATCGAAAAGGAATTAGATGAACTGCCAATTGTTCAAGAATTTAAGCAATCGCAAGTGGAAGTAAACGATTTGCTACAAATTGTCGCTTCAACGATTTCAAATACTGTAACAGACGAAATCATTTTATCCACAGGTGGCGACCTTCTCCGTGGTGAAACAGGTGCCAAAGTAAAAAATAGCTACCCTGGTAGCTGCAGTTAA
- a CDS encoding short-chain dehydrogenase: MKKRTHALVVGGTGMLADVCLWLTNNGYHVSVIGRNGKKHQRLNERAPYPERITNLVVDYTDYESVKNQLRQTMNKYGPINLVVSWSQSNDNLEVMSQLIATETEQWLLYHVKGSRRYFQQETIHLPPNCLYREVYLGFVLEGNHSRWLTHEEISQGVIRSLIEDQKKAIVGTLEPYEKRPSY; the protein is encoded by the coding sequence ATGAAAAAAAGAACACACGCGCTCGTCGTTGGGGGGACCGGCATGTTAGCGGACGTATGCTTGTGGCTTACAAACAACGGGTATCATGTTTCGGTTATCGGACGCAATGGAAAAAAACATCAGCGTCTGAACGAACGAGCGCCATATCCTGAGCGAATAACAAACCTTGTCGTTGATTATACGGACTATGAGTCGGTTAAAAATCAGCTCCGTCAAACAATGAACAAATATGGACCCATTAATTTAGTTGTGAGCTGGAGTCAATCGAATGACAATTTAGAAGTTATGAGTCAACTTATAGCAACTGAAACGGAGCAATGGCTTCTTTACCATGTAAAAGGGAGCCGACGGTATTTCCAGCAAGAAACGATTCATTTGCCGCCAAACTGTTTGTATCGTGAAGTGTATTTAGGCTTTGTGTTAGAAGGAAACCATTCTAGATGGCTGACTCATGAAGAAATCTCACAAGGCGTAATTCGTAGTTTGATAGAAGATCAAAAGAAGGCAATCGTTGGCACGCTAGAGCCTTATGAAAAGAGGCCGTCGTATTAA